One Pectobacterium colocasium DNA segment encodes these proteins:
- a CDS encoding DNA-binding protein: MPNTMTPQSPTRWADLARQGGYITPAQREAFTQAIHLVRAQLNTVLSQSGSLRRGEFEFDAFVDSLEQDFLHQADIHTKNGLHSDVAQTSFWVARLIADRFIAVRQR; the protein is encoded by the coding sequence ATGCCAAACACGATGACACCGCAGTCCCCTACCCGCTGGGCGGATCTCGCCCGACAAGGCGGGTACATTACGCCGGCTCAACGTGAAGCCTTCACTCAGGCTATCCATCTGGTAAGAGCACAGTTGAATACCGTACTTAGCCAATCAGGGTCGCTGCGACGGGGTGAGTTCGAGTTCGACGCCTTTGTGGATTCGCTGGAGCAAGATTTTCTGCATCAGGCCGACATCCACACTAAAAACGGGCTACATAGCGACGTGGCACAGACCTCGTTCTGGGTCGCCCGTCTGATCGCCGATCGCTTTATTGCGGTACGCCAACGGTAA
- a CDS encoding pectate lyase, with translation MADMTITLSIQPGAGLSSTGLNSPLSGSNGGASPRSAQQDSQLMEALGTLLSALLPNAQGNTPSSTDGSPLGQSGIGNGGSSALGQNGSPADILMKLLEALIPGKNGQEAGNPLSSGSSGAAGGNGGASPLAGSSGTGGAGGTQNPEDLSRSLLQDSAGSALDNAISPTADGGGQLSGNDLLKALLELIGNLMDSQKGEFGQPQGSGQSQGGGSPSVGAPQAASGGGSPAAPSAGGGGSPAAPSAPSAPSSPVGGNGGGTSAPLTAAPAGIGGGSAASPAASTAGAGPVSFPTASGDATVVNETIKVGPGEVFDGGGKTFTAGSKLGDGGQAEGQKPVFELAPGATLKNVVFGDNAADGVHVRGDAKIDNVHWTNVGEDALTVKSNTGKPANVEITNSSAQGAADKIFQLNADANLTIDNFKAKDFGTFVRTNGGQQGNWNLNLSNIDAENGKFSFVKSDSEGLNVKGSNINLTNVNNHYKVPDSANLQVN, from the coding sequence ATGGCTGATATGACGATTACGCTCAGCATACAACCCGGCGCAGGCCTGTCATCAACAGGCCTGAATTCCCCGCTTTCAGGCAGCAATGGCGGGGCATCGCCACGCTCTGCGCAGCAGGATAGCCAGCTCATGGAGGCGCTGGGCACCCTGCTTAGCGCGCTCTTGCCTAATGCACAGGGCAATACGCCGTCCTCAACCGATGGCAGCCCGCTTGGCCAGTCTGGCATCGGCAACGGCGGAAGCTCTGCGTTAGGACAAAACGGCAGCCCTGCCGATATATTGATGAAACTGTTGGAAGCGCTGATTCCGGGTAAAAACGGACAGGAAGCAGGAAATCCCCTGTCTTCCGGTTCATCGGGGGCGGCAGGCGGCAACGGCGGTGCCTCACCGCTGGCGGGTTCATCCGGCACGGGGGGCGCAGGCGGCACGCAAAATCCAGAAGATCTGAGTCGTTCCCTGCTGCAAGATTCGGCTGGCAGTGCATTAGATAATGCCATCAGCCCAACGGCAGACGGCGGCGGCCAATTGAGCGGTAACGATCTGTTAAAAGCGCTGCTGGAATTAATCGGCAATCTGATGGATTCACAGAAAGGTGAATTCGGCCAGCCGCAAGGTAGCGGCCAGTCTCAGGGTGGTGGCTCACCATCAGTGGGCGCGCCACAGGCTGCATCCGGCGGCGGGTCGCCTGCTGCACCGTCTGCGGGTGGCGGTGGCTCACCTGCTGCACCCTCAGCGCCCTCAGCGCCCTCTTCACCCGTTGGTGGTAACGGCGGCGGTACGTCTGCACCACTAACGGCAGCCCCAGCCGGTATTGGTGGGGGTTCTGCGGCATCGCCTGCCGCTTCAACCGCGGGAGCTGGCCCAGTCTCCTTCCCAACAGCCAGCGGTGATGCCACCGTAGTAAATGAAACCATTAAAGTCGGCCCCGGCGAAGTCTTTGACGGCGGCGGTAAAACCTTCACTGCGGGTAGCAAGCTAGGCGACGGTGGCCAGGCTGAAGGCCAGAAACCGGTATTTGAGTTGGCTCCGGGCGCGACCCTCAAAAACGTGGTGTTTGGTGATAACGCAGCGGATGGCGTACACGTTCGCGGCGATGCCAAAATAGATAACGTGCACTGGACCAACGTGGGTGAAGATGCGCTGACAGTGAAATCCAATACTGGTAAGCCAGCCAACGTGGAGATCACAAACAGTAGCGCTCAGGGTGCTGCCGATAAGATCTTCCAGTTAAACGCGGATGCCAACCTAACCATCGATAATTTCAAAGCGAAAGATTTCGGTACGTTCGTTCGCACCAACGGTGGGCAACAGGGTAACTGGAACTTGAACCTGAGCAACATTGACGCAGAAAACGGCAAATTCTCGTTTGTGAAAAGCGACAGTGAAGGGTTGAACGTCAAAGGCAGCAATATCAACCTGACGAATGTCAATAATCACTACAAAGTGCCGGATTCCGCCAACTTGCAGGTGAATTAA
- a CDS encoding fimbrial biogenesis chaperone, whose amino-acid sequence MSAIFNIKSIALILFILATSTSYSSVVLVGTRVIYESNKKSVDLKFRSSDTVPSIINLWVTHHEQTPNTNDAPFIITPSIFRIDPNKGQSVKLMFSGENLPDNKESLFYLHFVQLPASDKTANKLLVSYKSTVKLFYRPANLTYKIDDLVSYLKIDTSQLNMGVFTVLNESPFYVTPTKIVISKNSNQLISVPDEELNMIHPFSARQFKVKPYKLEKKLTVYIGLINDLGGISTYEITSK is encoded by the coding sequence ATGAGTGCTATTTTTAATATAAAAAGCATAGCCTTGATTTTATTTATTTTAGCAACGTCTACATCTTACTCCTCAGTGGTTCTTGTTGGCACAAGGGTTATTTATGAATCAAATAAGAAGTCAGTTGACTTAAAATTCAGATCCTCCGATACAGTTCCCAGCATAATAAATTTATGGGTGACACACCATGAACAAACACCCAATACCAATGATGCACCATTCATTATTACCCCATCGATTTTTAGAATTGACCCTAATAAGGGGCAATCCGTTAAACTGATGTTTAGCGGAGAGAATTTGCCAGATAACAAAGAGTCTTTATTTTATCTGCACTTTGTTCAACTACCTGCATCAGATAAAACAGCAAATAAACTCTTGGTGTCTTATAAAAGCACTGTAAAACTTTTTTATCGACCAGCCAACTTGACGTATAAAATTGATGATTTAGTATCATATTTAAAAATAGATACAAGCCAGCTAAACATGGGAGTATTTACTGTACTTAATGAATCGCCTTTTTATGTCACACCAACTAAAATAGTCATCAGCAAAAATTCAAACCAGTTAATTTCAGTGCCAGATGAAGAGTTAAATATGATTCATCCTTTCAGTGCTCGGCAATTTAAAGTAAAACCATATAAATTAGAAAAAAAACTTACGGTGTATATTGGTCTTATCAACGACCTAGGTGGAATATCGACCTATGAGATAACATCAAAATGA
- a CDS encoding type III secretion system chaperone, producing the protein MTPTQQHITRLLRHYGAHSRTPLGLQDGICALREPDGQEAVVLEVPASSSVLLLHSDVMRFQGEVSTAVYQLMLMLNFEMAAMKGCWLALDENSTLRLCTQHSAESLDESDFTALLPAFISQAKETRLLIRGLLPRLMAA; encoded by the coding sequence ATGACACCGACACAACAGCATATTACGCGTCTATTACGTCATTACGGCGCGCATAGTCGTACTCCACTGGGTTTGCAGGACGGAATCTGTGCATTGCGCGAACCTGACGGGCAGGAAGCGGTGGTGTTGGAAGTCCCCGCCAGCAGCAGCGTACTGCTATTGCACAGTGATGTGATGCGATTTCAGGGGGAAGTCAGCACCGCGGTTTATCAACTCATGCTGATGCTTAATTTTGAAATGGCGGCGATGAAAGGCTGCTGGCTGGCGCTGGATGAGAATTCGACACTACGCTTGTGCACGCAGCATAGTGCAGAATCGCTGGACGAATCCGATTTTACCGCGCTATTGCCCGCATTTATCAGTCAGGCAAAAGAAACCCGACTGCTGATTCGCGGTTTATTACCTCGTCTCATGGCAGCTTAA
- a CDS encoding GntR family transcriptional regulator, with amino-acid sequence MNYPIGQINHSYLGSSVYTMLREALITGQLKPDDRLRIRELAAQVGTSVTPVRDAILQLAKEQALVLKTPRDIRVPQLTEAQFIEIRTLRLALEGTGAEQAATHITPKMLEQIEENIRQNRLAIDEKNLREALRLNSEFHLFLAQAARMPLLTQFIGSLWMRTGPLIAQAYAHFSVQMAIEHHEDVLAALQQRDASAARQAIQSDILDGSETMLDFIAIDH; translated from the coding sequence GTGAATTATCCAATTGGGCAGATCAATCACAGCTATCTGGGCTCCAGCGTGTATACCATGCTGCGTGAAGCGCTCATTACCGGTCAACTCAAACCGGACGATCGCCTGAGAATACGGGAACTAGCCGCACAGGTTGGCACCAGCGTCACGCCGGTGCGAGATGCGATCCTGCAACTGGCAAAAGAGCAGGCGTTGGTGCTCAAAACGCCGCGCGATATCCGCGTCCCCCAATTGACCGAAGCCCAGTTTATTGAGATCCGCACACTGCGGCTGGCGCTGGAAGGCACAGGGGCCGAGCAGGCGGCCACACACATTACGCCGAAGATGCTGGAACAGATTGAAGAGAATATTCGCCAGAATCGTCTGGCGATTGATGAGAAAAATCTACGCGAAGCCCTGCGGTTAAATAGCGAATTTCACCTGTTTCTGGCACAGGCGGCGCGTATGCCGCTGTTGACGCAGTTTATCGGCAGCTTGTGGATGCGCACCGGCCCATTGATTGCACAGGCCTATGCACATTTTTCCGTGCAGATGGCGATAGAACATCACGAAGACGTCCTCGCCGCGCTACAGCAGCGCGATGCCAGCGCCGCTCGGCAGGCCATCCAATCTGACATTCTGGACGGCAGCGAAACGATGCTGGACTTTATTGCTATAGATCACTAA
- a CDS encoding AvrE-family type 3 secretion system effector, producing the protein MQKIQHVQPGLSIAEIAPATLAKTSLSQGSSTSASQKGAQSLIQQGLHDKNKPPELEQGSSSQVKSQGARSTTLRELFSLESASQRLPHVQRESLASGGPIQSLPRFAATEAAEINIRGSSTATPAAKADITLDSHGKLQFGKGLPEALTTLLQQTLGKNSQPFVAHHENQAAQQHALVDKSGRLFVIQSDENQHIALHSSGRSAMPAGKSGVSNVQLESTPERLSLQTKAGESTSLPLSGRMNHELLTGVHRQPDSASGAGESLRLHDGKLFALNTEFGVWQQSSDVPHSQLSRQGDGQLYAVKDSHTLSNLSSGSASSTFSDKITAFSANQNGQTAVLTEQDHLTQLHMMSTLDATPQPVDLKLESGEPVYAKTVGLTAEHLLIADNDGKLYHAPLPEAGEPHVTLTPVSTPELNAVLGDDHRITGFAHDEHGQTQALATDRQGQKHVAPLGQNGVSLTPGWNLSDSLVVDNKLGLTTTAPAAKDTVDLGRLGQIGLQDGKVHFHNGNTKNWEASGVEASQLKRGLDNQAYTLKDGEITPLSINQKSGTFTHGDNTVFALPQVRMTPSAGTALPGIAKDDGVSAMAVINRNKFIAVDKQGDLHFHQIKPGTDKLAAPPLALPKQGLSGEIQDITLDHQQTLFALNKQGQVFQLPKADWQNAANHESAQWQPVKTPGEGKVNALGTDAQHHLQVAHDDHELHTQQGSEWKTTVPKGQEALPAEPRAAETVFGRLDVATKGMKIPLTGVTAKADVQVLGKTGEESQQVKSKLSDLLRAHLVSFTLDVPRPLKTFADHVQHQINGREGLKPVYDMQTELLKKLDATTSQPQGAAMDLESKIDQLDLGEKGKPLVNLLKQFQTELESSSAKAALLIGRQQGVVNDNGVMNTEGKPARLHGREKDLAPVLLAAMENHPSSKTSTASTLIKTFVDSKTPIAQKPNSEAFGQQRDTSDALSLAKTRLVLDTLVLGDLHKLTDRIGTLSGTSPGEAELASMMKELNALRQGEYGDNPVKKMTDMGFTNHKSLEADYDAVKTFMKAFRKEENAVSVTSKTVMQAASQADMIDKMKATVLSLDSNESIAFNRTYGGGASMSFVVSGTPLPFPPVPGGGVSGERNYNLSFSRGENGINVAFERSGGITGKVSYSGGYDVSEYLTGKTSAQMTQNINSKHSFAPDVRASFGVSASLQMAQQNALNFTLSEEELPGFIDGLSSGTINPLALLDKGEQHSVKAGKTVSFNLDSNAALELRGGINLTEKGAAPTSATLRGSVGLTASANVLSATSSSSVAQGEKSTTHTESDNRLRFMNQAAMGANATLSAGAARTTPDGTVPFFTSASIGVNVAADSRTNQSISLGMKKAEPLEKKDIDALTKTLNAAFNDPASQLLIDGAKKIAEPDDQLAILNAHFADKTAKTDDQHQGLMSLQKLNVRQEVAQRDGATLDSVKHTTSYTNLSKLTENGLFQVIGNHLFSSLPPSNADRINQLIADNPALKDIVSRLQDNDRASVTVSLELKDDVREKIEKGIQNKTHGKDDVIALFKDGNNLRLASIDVSQTVKKSEGFNTPAVIINASSSAGVSMNKLLGSVSFSYGQDQNVPQSYKLGGEIAKANPATASALQQLQQEGLQLNS; encoded by the coding sequence ATGCAGAAAATCCAGCACGTTCAGCCAGGTCTGTCTATTGCGGAGATTGCCCCCGCCACGTTAGCTAAAACCTCGTTATCGCAGGGCAGTAGCACCAGTGCAAGCCAGAAAGGCGCGCAATCCCTGATTCAGCAAGGCTTGCATGATAAAAACAAACCGCCAGAACTGGAGCAGGGAAGCAGCAGCCAGGTGAAAAGCCAGGGCGCCCGGTCGACCACCCTGCGAGAACTCTTTTCATTGGAAAGCGCGAGCCAGCGTTTACCGCACGTGCAGCGTGAGTCGCTGGCGTCGGGCGGGCCGATCCAAAGTCTGCCGCGTTTTGCCGCTACCGAGGCTGCTGAGATCAACATCCGTGGCAGCAGTACCGCTACACCTGCTGCTAAAGCCGATATCACGCTGGACAGCCACGGTAAGCTTCAGTTCGGCAAGGGCTTGCCGGAGGCGTTGACCACGCTGTTACAACAGACCCTTGGGAAGAACAGCCAGCCGTTCGTCGCCCATCATGAAAATCAGGCTGCGCAGCAGCATGCGTTAGTCGATAAGTCAGGGCGACTATTCGTGATCCAAAGCGATGAAAATCAGCATATTGCGCTGCACAGCAGCGGTCGCAGCGCGATGCCAGCGGGTAAATCTGGTGTAAGTAACGTACAGCTAGAATCCACGCCGGAGCGCCTCTCTCTGCAAACCAAGGCAGGGGAATCGACCAGCCTGCCGCTCTCCGGGCGCATGAACCATGAGCTGTTGACCGGTGTTCATCGACAGCCCGATTCTGCTTCAGGCGCTGGCGAATCATTACGCCTGCATGACGGCAAGCTCTTTGCGCTGAATACCGAATTTGGCGTCTGGCAGCAAAGCAGCGATGTCCCCCATAGCCAATTGTCTCGGCAGGGCGATGGCCAACTGTATGCGGTCAAAGATAGCCATACGCTGAGCAATCTCTCGTCGGGCAGCGCGTCATCAACCTTCAGCGATAAGATTACCGCGTTCTCTGCCAACCAGAACGGTCAAACCGCCGTGTTGACCGAGCAGGATCATCTTACGCAGTTACATATGATGAGTACGCTGGATGCCACGCCGCAGCCAGTGGATCTCAAACTGGAAAGTGGAGAACCGGTGTATGCGAAAACGGTGGGGTTAACCGCAGAACACCTGCTGATTGCGGATAATGACGGCAAGCTTTACCACGCACCGCTGCCTGAGGCGGGTGAACCGCACGTCACATTAACCCCGGTCAGCACGCCAGAACTGAATGCGGTGCTGGGCGACGACCACCGTATTACCGGATTTGCTCACGATGAACACGGCCAGACGCAGGCGCTCGCCACCGATCGTCAGGGGCAAAAACACGTCGCGCCTCTGGGGCAAAATGGGGTGTCGCTAACGCCGGGGTGGAACCTGAGCGACAGTCTGGTGGTGGATAATAAACTGGGGCTGACCACGACGGCTCCTGCGGCGAAAGACACTGTAGATTTGGGACGACTGGGGCAAATCGGGCTGCAGGATGGCAAAGTCCATTTTCACAACGGCAATACCAAAAACTGGGAAGCCTCCGGCGTTGAAGCCAGCCAACTGAAGCGTGGGCTGGATAATCAGGCTTACACGCTGAAAGACGGTGAAATCACGCCGCTGTCCATCAACCAGAAATCAGGCACGTTTACGCACGGTGACAACACCGTGTTTGCGCTGCCGCAAGTGCGAATGACGCCCTCTGCGGGCACCGCGCTTCCTGGTATCGCGAAGGACGATGGTGTCTCGGCGATGGCGGTGATCAACCGTAATAAATTTATTGCTGTCGATAAGCAGGGCGACCTGCATTTCCACCAGATCAAGCCGGGCACGGATAAGCTCGCCGCCCCACCGCTGGCGTTGCCGAAACAGGGGCTGTCCGGTGAGATTCAGGACATTACGCTGGATCATCAGCAGACGCTATTCGCTCTGAATAAGCAAGGGCAGGTTTTTCAACTGCCGAAAGCTGACTGGCAAAATGCGGCGAATCATGAAAGCGCACAATGGCAGCCGGTGAAGACGCCGGGAGAAGGCAAGGTGAACGCATTGGGTACGGATGCCCAGCACCATTTGCAGGTCGCTCATGACGACCATGAATTACATACCCAGCAAGGAAGCGAGTGGAAAACGACTGTACCAAAAGGGCAGGAAGCCTTACCCGCAGAACCCCGTGCCGCAGAAACGGTGTTTGGTCGGCTCGATGTGGCAACCAAAGGGATGAAGATACCGTTAACCGGAGTGACGGCTAAGGCCGATGTTCAGGTTTTGGGGAAAACCGGTGAAGAGTCACAACAGGTGAAAAGCAAGCTGTCAGATTTGCTGCGCGCTCATCTTGTCTCGTTCACTCTGGATGTGCCGAGGCCGTTAAAAACCTTTGCTGACCACGTTCAGCATCAGATCAACGGGCGTGAAGGGCTGAAGCCCGTTTATGACATGCAGACTGAATTACTGAAAAAGCTGGATGCCACGACGAGCCAGCCACAGGGCGCGGCGATGGATCTGGAAAGTAAGATAGACCAGCTGGATCTGGGCGAAAAAGGGAAACCACTGGTGAATCTGCTCAAGCAGTTTCAGACCGAACTGGAAAGCAGCTCGGCCAAAGCCGCTTTACTTATCGGTAGGCAACAAGGCGTGGTGAACGATAACGGTGTCATGAACACGGAAGGCAAGCCTGCCAGACTGCATGGCAGAGAAAAAGATCTGGCTCCGGTGCTGTTGGCGGCGATGGAAAATCATCCATCATCGAAAACGAGTACGGCCAGCACGCTGATTAAAACCTTTGTAGACAGTAAAACGCCGATCGCGCAAAAGCCGAATAGTGAGGCGTTTGGGCAGCAGCGGGATACCAGCGATGCGCTGTCGCTGGCGAAAACGCGATTGGTACTGGATACCCTGGTGCTGGGTGATTTGCATAAGCTGACCGATCGCATCGGTACGTTATCCGGCACATCGCCGGGTGAGGCGGAACTGGCCTCGATGATGAAAGAACTTAACGCGCTGCGGCAGGGAGAGTACGGCGACAATCCGGTGAAGAAGATGACCGACATGGGCTTCACCAATCATAAGTCGTTGGAAGCGGATTACGACGCGGTTAAAACCTTTATGAAGGCGTTCAGGAAAGAGGAAAACGCGGTCAGTGTGACGTCAAAGACCGTGATGCAAGCGGCCAGCCAGGCGGATATGATCGATAAAATGAAGGCGACGGTTCTGTCGCTGGACAGCAACGAAAGTATCGCGTTTAACCGGACCTATGGCGGCGGAGCATCCATGTCGTTTGTGGTCAGCGGCACGCCATTGCCTTTCCCTCCGGTGCCGGGCGGCGGTGTCAGTGGTGAGCGAAATTACAATCTGAGTTTCTCTCGCGGTGAAAACGGCATCAATGTCGCCTTCGAACGTTCGGGCGGGATCACCGGGAAAGTGAGCTATTCCGGCGGATATGACGTCAGCGAGTATCTGACAGGAAAAACCTCGGCGCAGATGACGCAAAACATTAACAGCAAACACAGCTTTGCACCGGATGTTCGCGCCTCATTCGGCGTATCCGCCAGCCTGCAAATGGCGCAGCAAAACGCCCTGAACTTTACCCTCAGCGAAGAAGAGCTGCCCGGATTTATTGATGGCCTGTCGAGCGGCACGATCAACCCGCTTGCCCTGCTGGATAAAGGGGAACAACACAGCGTGAAGGCGGGTAAAACGGTCAGCTTCAATCTGGACAGCAACGCGGCGCTGGAGCTGCGCGGCGGCATCAATCTGACAGAAAAAGGCGCAGCGCCAACCAGCGCTACGCTGCGCGGTTCGGTGGGCCTGACGGCAAGCGCCAACGTGTTGTCTGCCACCAGTTCGTCCAGCGTGGCGCAAGGCGAGAAATCTACCACCCATACGGAATCCGATAACCGCCTGCGTTTCATGAATCAGGCCGCGATGGGGGCAAACGCGACCCTCAGCGCGGGTGCCGCCAGAACCACGCCGGATGGCACCGTCCCGTTCTTCACCTCGGCCAGCATCGGGGTGAATGTGGCGGCAGACTCGCGCACGAACCAATCGATCAGCCTGGGCATGAAGAAAGCCGAACCGCTGGAGAAAAAGGACATCGACGCGCTGACGAAAACGCTGAACGCTGCATTTAACGATCCGGCCAGCCAGCTCTTGATTGATGGCGCGAAGAAAATAGCCGAGCCGGACGATCAACTGGCCATCCTGAATGCGCATTTTGCGGATAAAACAGCAAAAACTGACGATCAACATCAGGGGTTGATGAGCCTGCAAAAGTTGAACGTACGACAGGAGGTCGCGCAGCGCGACGGTGCCACGCTGGATAGCGTTAAGCACACGACATCCTATACCAATCTCAGCAAACTGACGGAAAACGGGTTGTTCCAGGTCATCGGTAACCATTTGTTTTCTTCACTGCCACCGAGCAACGCCGATCGCATTAATCAGCTGATTGCGGACAATCCGGCGCTGAAGGACATCGTGAGCCGTTTGCAGGATAACGACCGGGCATCGGTGACGGTTTCGCTAGAGCTGAAAGACGATGTGCGGGAAAAGATCGAGAAGGGAATTCAGAACAAAACGCACGGCAAGGATGATGTGATTGCGTTGTTTAAAGACGGCAATAATTTACGCCTCGCCAGCATTGACGTTTCGCAAACGGTGAAGAAGAGCGAAGGGTTTAATACCCCGGCAGTCATTATCAACGCCTCAAGCAGTGCGGGCGTCAGCATGAATAAACTGCTCGGCAGCGTCAGCTTCAGCTACGGACAAGATCAAAACGTACCGCAAAGTTACAAACTGGGCGGTGAAATTGCAAAGGCCAATCCGGCTACCGCCAGCGCCTTGCAGCAACTACAGCAGGAAGGCCTGCAACTTAACAGTTAA
- a CDS encoding ShlB/FhaC/HecB family hemolysin secretion/activation protein, whose product MRGFFRLIAIMPALFSYTVFSAPLNPVDRNDIQQRQAEVIDQSRQQRDSLLQLNQPQTTVNPAGGSATGHCFPIKEINYHNSSLLRERDKERLNKDYINRCINVNDINQLIHDVSNWYIERGYITSRAFIAEQDLSSGVLQIDILEGRLESININNQSTWALKQVFPGLEGEILNLRDIEQGMEQLNRMPTQQVSIEIQPGNQPGYSIVNLTSKKQIPLTANISFDNSGQKSTGERQLSGGLWADNVLGLADQWFISGGHSSEFRDSRNAESLQAGVSLPYGYWTLSYDYSESRYRNDFINRDFLWHSTGDSQTHRATLSRVVFRNGDMKTSLSAGMSHRIGKNYLSDVLLQTSSRKLSSAIIGINHSQKLWGGLATLNPAYSRGTRWFGAETDDGKSDDALRAEFNKVTLAASYYYPIADNLHYLTNLYGQYSPQRLYGSEQVTLGGETSVRGFKEQYLSGNRGGYWRNELNWRATQLPLLGSVTLTAAVDGGHLFSHQAESDSAGTLWGAAVGAGVANQYLSQQITVGWPLAHPDWLKPDSAVVYYRVGLSF is encoded by the coding sequence ATGCGTGGTTTTTTCAGGCTGATTGCTATCATGCCTGCGCTATTTTCTTATACCGTATTTTCCGCGCCGCTTAATCCGGTAGACAGAAATGACATCCAGCAGCGGCAGGCCGAGGTGATCGATCAATCCCGGCAGCAGCGTGATTCCTTATTGCAATTAAATCAGCCGCAAACGACGGTAAATCCAGCCGGCGGCAGCGCTACTGGGCACTGCTTTCCCATTAAGGAAATTAATTATCACAACAGTTCGCTGCTGCGTGAAAGAGATAAAGAACGGTTAAATAAAGATTATATTAATCGTTGTATTAATGTTAATGATATAAACCAGCTGATTCATGACGTCAGTAATTGGTATATCGAACGGGGGTATATTACCAGTCGAGCCTTTATTGCTGAGCAAGATCTTTCCAGCGGCGTATTGCAAATCGATATTCTGGAAGGTCGCCTCGAATCTATTAACATTAATAATCAATCGACGTGGGCATTAAAGCAGGTTTTCCCGGGGCTGGAAGGCGAAATTCTCAATCTCCGGGATATCGAGCAGGGCATGGAACAGCTCAACCGCATGCCGACGCAGCAGGTGAGCATCGAAATTCAGCCCGGCAACCAGCCAGGCTATTCTATCGTCAACCTGACTAGCAAAAAGCAAATTCCGCTGACGGCAAACATCAGTTTTGATAATAGCGGGCAGAAAAGCACCGGGGAGCGGCAGCTAAGCGGCGGCCTGTGGGCGGATAACGTACTGGGACTGGCCGATCAGTGGTTTATCAGCGGCGGGCACAGCAGCGAATTTCGCGATAGCCGCAATGCCGAAAGCCTGCAGGCGGGCGTGTCGCTGCCTTACGGCTACTGGACGCTCAGCTATGACTATTCTGAGAGCCGCTATCGCAACGATTTCATCAACCGGGACTTTCTCTGGCATTCAACCGGCGATAGCCAGACGCACCGCGCCACGCTGTCACGTGTGGTGTTCCGTAATGGCGACATGAAAACCAGCCTCTCGGCGGGCATGTCGCACCGCATCGGAAAGAACTACCTGAGCGATGTATTGCTGCAAACCAGCAGCCGCAAACTCAGCAGTGCGATTATTGGCATCAATCATAGCCAGAAACTGTGGGGCGGGCTGGCGACGCTGAATCCGGCGTACAGCCGGGGAACGCGCTGGTTTGGCGCGGAAACAGATGACGGTAAATCTGACGATGCGCTGCGCGCTGAGTTCAACAAAGTGACGCTGGCAGCCAGTTATTACTACCCGATCGCCGACAACCTCCATTACCTCACCAACCTCTACGGTCAGTATTCACCGCAGCGCCTGTATGGCAGCGAACAGGTCACGCTGGGCGGGGAAACCTCCGTTCGTGGTTTCAAAGAACAGTATCTCTCAGGCAATCGCGGTGGTTACTGGCGTAACGAACTCAACTGGCGGGCAACACAGTTGCCGCTGTTGGGCAGCGTCACCCTGACGGCGGCGGTGGACGGCGGGCATCTTTTCTCACATCAGGCCGAAAGCGACTCGGCGGGCACGCTGTGGGGCGCGGCGGTAGGGGCAGGGGTCGCGAATCAATATTTATCACAACAAATCACGGTTGGCTGGCCGTTGGCACACCCCGACTGGCTAAAACCGGATAGCGCCGTGGTGTATTACCGCGTTGGACTGTCGTTTTAA
- a CDS encoding fimbrial protein: MKFTTLSLALMLPFAVYADNTVTFLGEISDSTCNVTVNGATGNISVLLPTTPASELSQSGDIAGQTPFKFVVSGCTAVTEQTVGMRLVPVSTTSNGDLENLATTNAASNVSIQLLDNYNNASNVISFTSGEYTTPTLVNLPTGTNTVEFPFTAQYYATGAASVGKVQTQLQYALTYN, from the coding sequence ATGAAATTCACAACTTTAAGCCTTGCTCTGATGTTACCTTTCGCAGTATATGCAGATAATACCGTTACCTTTTTAGGTGAAATATCTGACTCTACATGTAATGTTACAGTCAATGGAGCAACAGGGAACATTTCCGTCCTTCTTCCAACCACACCAGCCAGTGAGTTGTCACAGTCTGGTGATATTGCAGGACAGACCCCCTTTAAATTTGTGGTAAGTGGTTGTACTGCAGTTACAGAACAGACCGTAGGGATGAGGCTTGTTCCCGTTTCAACAACCAGTAACGGAGACTTAGAAAACCTTGCGACGACCAATGCCGCAAGCAATGTGTCTATTCAGTTGCTCGATAACTACAATAATGCTTCGAATGTCATCAGCTTTACGTCTGGTGAGTACACAACACCAACATTGGTTAATCTTCCTACAGGTACGAATACTGTAGAGTTTCCTTTCACTGCACAGTATTACGCAACTGGAGCCGCCAGCGTCGGGAAAGTACAGACTCAATTACAATATGCACTGACCTACAATTAA